A single region of the Corallococcus caeni genome encodes:
- a CDS encoding protein-disulfide reductase DsbD family protein — protein MTHPWSKRSGSRLGGLGAVGALLLATVAQAALPSTAVGSTAPDEGDPRLEGALLLDATQVKAGGDFRVGVRLRLDPEWHVYWKNPGDSGLATDVAWDAPGITVGDLRWPFPSTFRTPDGFITTHGYHDEVLLFAPAHVSDKATGTLTVSTAVDALACKVHCIPAQLVLSRTVPVGPETVLDAEFAPRFDAAQAQVPVPAGAQGAPRVALALDGTSLTAGKPFTGTLTVTTADGKPFAGNVEDDFFVPGRIAGVDSVTLKRKGPGTFALEGQASSVVPKSEPRLTGALRLGTKATGFTAVEVDTALAPVVAAAGAPVAGADPLKVPSVKDALGKVKPAVAAAPVAAEAPMGLGLALLFAFLGGALLNLMPCVFPVLAIKAYGFTRMVAEEKGKVAPHAAAYAGGILATMLLLAGAVLAVRAGGNSVGWGFQFQEPLFVAGVSAVVVAFALNLFGVYTLGTDGTALAGKVDQSHGLLRSAGEGVLAVVLATPCSAPLLGTAVGFAFAAGAATVVAVFVALGLGLALPFCLLVLVPGLAKRLPKPGMWMERGKQFLGFALLGTTVWLVWVMGGLAGVDGMARLLAFLIAVGLGTWLYGQSQGLEGGRRGVTVALAVLVLVGAGAVALRFEEAQASLETRGAVASSHGGSQPWDEAAVTAALAAGQPVFVDFTADWCLTCKFNERTVLSRDDVRQAFLKHNVAFFVADWTRRDARITTKLAEHGRAGVPMYLVLSPGAPDKPEVLNELLTADSVIQAVQRAAECGSPLKGGSVVCARP, from the coding sequence ATGACGCATCCGTGGAGCAAGAGGTCTGGAAGCCGGCTCGGTGGGCTGGGCGCGGTGGGCGCGTTGCTGTTGGCGACGGTGGCCCAGGCCGCGCTGCCGTCCACCGCCGTGGGCAGCACCGCGCCGGACGAGGGTGACCCGCGCCTGGAGGGCGCGCTGCTCCTGGACGCCACGCAGGTGAAGGCGGGCGGCGACTTCCGCGTGGGCGTGCGCCTGCGGCTGGACCCGGAGTGGCACGTCTACTGGAAGAACCCCGGTGACTCCGGCCTGGCCACGGACGTGGCGTGGGACGCGCCGGGCATCACGGTGGGCGACCTGCGCTGGCCCTTCCCCAGCACGTTCCGCACGCCGGACGGCTTCATCACCACGCACGGCTACCACGACGAGGTGCTGCTGTTCGCGCCCGCGCACGTGTCCGACAAGGCCACGGGCACGCTGACGGTGTCGACGGCGGTGGACGCGCTCGCGTGCAAGGTGCACTGCATCCCCGCGCAGCTGGTGCTGTCGCGCACGGTGCCGGTGGGGCCGGAGACGGTGCTGGACGCGGAGTTCGCGCCGCGGTTCGACGCCGCGCAGGCCCAGGTGCCGGTGCCCGCGGGGGCGCAAGGCGCGCCGCGGGTGGCCCTGGCGCTGGATGGCACGTCGCTCACCGCCGGCAAGCCGTTCACCGGCACGCTCACCGTGACGACGGCGGACGGCAAGCCCTTCGCGGGCAACGTGGAGGATGACTTCTTCGTGCCCGGCCGCATCGCGGGCGTGGACAGCGTGACGCTGAAGCGCAAGGGGCCGGGGACGTTCGCGCTGGAGGGCCAGGCGTCGTCGGTGGTGCCCAAGAGTGAGCCCCGGCTCACGGGCGCGCTGCGCCTGGGCACGAAGGCCACGGGCTTCACGGCGGTGGAGGTGGACACGGCGCTCGCGCCGGTGGTGGCGGCGGCCGGGGCTCCGGTGGCGGGCGCGGACCCCTTGAAGGTCCCGTCGGTGAAGGACGCGCTGGGCAAGGTGAAGCCCGCGGTGGCGGCGGCGCCGGTGGCGGCCGAGGCGCCCATGGGGCTGGGGCTCGCGCTGCTGTTCGCGTTCCTGGGCGGCGCGCTGCTCAACCTGATGCCGTGCGTGTTCCCGGTGCTGGCCATCAAGGCGTACGGCTTCACGCGGATGGTGGCGGAGGAGAAGGGCAAGGTCGCGCCGCACGCGGCGGCGTACGCGGGCGGCATCCTGGCGACGATGCTGCTCCTGGCGGGCGCGGTGCTGGCGGTGCGCGCGGGCGGCAACAGCGTGGGCTGGGGCTTCCAGTTCCAGGAGCCGCTGTTCGTCGCGGGCGTGAGCGCGGTGGTGGTGGCGTTCGCGCTCAACCTGTTCGGCGTCTACACGCTGGGCACGGACGGCACGGCGCTGGCGGGCAAGGTGGACCAGAGCCACGGCCTGCTGCGCAGCGCGGGCGAGGGCGTGCTCGCGGTGGTGCTCGCGACGCCGTGCTCGGCGCCGCTCCTGGGCACGGCGGTGGGCTTCGCCTTCGCGGCGGGCGCGGCCACGGTGGTGGCGGTGTTCGTGGCGCTGGGGCTGGGGCTGGCGCTGCCCTTCTGCCTGCTGGTGCTGGTGCCGGGGCTGGCGAAGCGGCTGCCCAAGCCGGGCATGTGGATGGAGCGCGGCAAGCAGTTCCTGGGCTTCGCGCTCTTGGGCACGACGGTGTGGCTGGTGTGGGTGATGGGCGGGCTGGCCGGCGTGGACGGCATGGCGCGGCTGCTCGCGTTCCTCATCGCGGTGGGCCTGGGCACGTGGCTGTACGGCCAGTCGCAGGGGCTGGAGGGCGGGCGCCGGGGCGTGACGGTGGCGCTGGCGGTGCTCGTGCTGGTGGGCGCGGGCGCGGTGGCGCTGCGCTTCGAGGAGGCGCAGGCGTCGCTGGAGACGCGCGGCGCGGTGGCGTCGTCGCATGGCGGCTCTCAGCCGTGGGACGAGGCGGCGGTGACGGCGGCGCTGGCGGCGGGGCAGCCGGTGTTCGTGGACTTCACGGCGGACTGGTGCCTCACGTGCAAGTTCAACGAGCGCACCGTGCTGTCGCGCGACGACGTGCGGCAGGCGTTCCTGAAGCACAACGTGGCCTTCTTCGTGGCGGACTGGACGCGGCGGGACGCGCGCATCACCACGAAGCTGGCGGAGCACGGCCGCGCGGGCGTGCCCATGTACCTGGTGCTGAGCCCGGGCGCGCCGGACAAGCCGGAGGTGCTCAACGAGCTGCTCACCGCGGACAGCGTCATCCAGGCGGTGCAGCGCGCGGCGGAGTGTGGGTCGCCGTTGAAGGGTGGCTCGGTGGTGTGTGCCCGGCCTTGA
- a CDS encoding vWA domain-containing protein, with protein sequence MKQTAWAVERDAEGGREVLLLVTLEAEAETPRAPVAVNLVIDRSASMRGAPLAAAVEAARALVERAGPKDYVGLLTFDADAEQVLPVRAMEPSAKASFLKTLSRLESGEGTALHEAVEQGAEAVRRVLVPGARPQLLMLTDGEPSVGPTALGEFKVLGQRVHDSGVALHALGLGRHYLPEILEALTGPSGTGFTHVDDAEGLPLAVGALGAELFGEVVADARVYVLPTGFADLRCRHRYPSRVEGDAMSAALGAVSHAFPRRVLFAGVLEKGDWNLTVTASYTENGDTRRLSVPVTRLLPDSEEGRFVRAVSAELELVSHEAAAWKALSRRQQDAAERALEGADKGLYKLARLGSADVPAQRHVDRLADLRRAVERRAAQPSALGVRRAQSEVSRITMSRIGPALPAQAPVHDGPPPARAALPAVANGGAPKAGTLDGAALLPWKTGNTES encoded by the coding sequence ATGAAGCAGACGGCCTGGGCAGTGGAGCGCGACGCGGAAGGCGGCCGCGAAGTGCTGCTGCTGGTGACCCTGGAGGCCGAAGCGGAGACGCCTCGGGCCCCGGTGGCGGTGAACCTGGTCATCGACCGCAGCGCGTCCATGCGGGGCGCGCCGCTGGCGGCGGCGGTGGAGGCGGCGCGCGCGCTGGTGGAGCGCGCGGGGCCCAAGGACTACGTCGGCCTGCTCACCTTCGACGCGGACGCGGAGCAGGTGCTGCCCGTGCGCGCCATGGAGCCGAGCGCGAAGGCCTCCTTCCTGAAGACGCTGTCGCGCCTGGAGTCCGGCGAGGGCACCGCGCTGCACGAGGCCGTGGAGCAGGGCGCGGAGGCGGTGCGGCGCGTGCTGGTGCCGGGCGCCCGGCCGCAGCTGCTCATGCTCACCGACGGCGAGCCCTCCGTGGGCCCCACCGCGCTGGGCGAGTTCAAGGTGCTGGGCCAGCGGGTGCACGACTCCGGCGTGGCGCTGCACGCGCTGGGGCTGGGGCGGCACTACCTGCCCGAAATCCTGGAGGCCCTCACCGGCCCGTCCGGCACGGGCTTCACGCACGTGGACGACGCGGAAGGGCTGCCGCTGGCGGTGGGCGCGCTGGGGGCGGAGCTGTTCGGCGAGGTCGTGGCGGACGCGCGCGTGTACGTGCTGCCCACGGGCTTCGCGGACCTGCGCTGCCGGCACCGCTACCCGTCGCGCGTGGAGGGGGACGCGATGAGCGCCGCGCTGGGCGCGGTGTCCCACGCGTTCCCGCGCCGCGTGCTCTTCGCGGGCGTGCTGGAGAAGGGCGACTGGAACCTCACCGTCACCGCCTCGTACACGGAGAACGGCGACACCCGGCGGCTGTCCGTGCCGGTGACGCGCCTGTTGCCGGACAGCGAGGAGGGCCGCTTCGTGCGCGCGGTGTCCGCGGAGCTGGAGCTGGTCTCCCACGAGGCCGCCGCGTGGAAGGCGCTCTCCCGCCGCCAGCAGGACGCGGCCGAGCGGGCGCTCGAGGGCGCGGACAAGGGGCTCTACAAGCTGGCCCGCCTGGGCTCCGCGGACGTCCCCGCGCAGCGGCACGTGGACCGGCTGGCGGACCTGCGCCGGGCCGTGGAGCGCCGGGCGGCCCAGCCGTCCGCCCTGGGGGTGCGCCGGGCGCAGTCGGAGGTGTCCCGCATCACCATGAGCCGCATCGGGCCGGCGCTTCCCGCCCAGGCCCCGGTGCATGACGGCCCACCCCCGGCCCGCGCCGCCCTGCCCGCCGTGGCGAACGGCGGTGCGCCGAAGGCGGGGACCCTGGACGGCGCGGCGCTGCTGCCCTGGAAGACGGGCAACACGGAGTCGTAA
- a CDS encoding (Fe-S)-binding protein, with protein MNPIITGLLLAGFVSVFVITMSGRVGVLLAMKKENRLDHIPYRVAQLVRFGLGQKRMVDPEEFTPGLFHIFIYAAFMVLAVRTIMMFVMGFSSTALDVLTDLSHPAWDAAPPLLLLYKVYLLAKDTVAALALAGVAYFVWTRWKVKPDRMSQSWEAYLILGFIAGLMITEFMFGGSHMVAAHAAAQQVPMGATQVPAAPSAMVWWEPVTSLMGLAMMPLGATTAHVLGVAGFFIHLTLILAFLNFLPLGKHFHIITGLPNVFFQRTHSTGKLPTPNLEKEEFGAATVKDLTWKNGLDLYSCTECGRCQTHCPTYITGKPLTHKGVNQDLKHWIWDNERWVEEGYGPNHVKEPLPEIVGSALKAETVWACTSCGWCEQACPVFIENVPRLIDMRRYQVQVKAEFPPEIQRVFEGMERQGNPWGIGQDRRDEWAEDLALPTWGDGGEYEYLFFVGCAGSYDDKQKKVSRALVKIMREAGVSFATLSKQEMCNGDSARRMGNEYLYQTLAKTNVESWNAMGVKAVITQCPHCFNTIKNEYPEFGGEYRVINHTQLINELLKDKRIRLSSVMNAGTKLTYHDPCYLGRHNGVYDAPREVLKSIPGLEVVEMQRSQREGFCCGAGGGRMWMEEHIGTRINHNRMNEVALTLKHAEDPTTPFPDAADKKKPGMVGDYKEQGGKGIVAVACPFCSTMLNDAKNDTGREQIQVKDITELVADSMETSNKGGTVSPSPVVSAKPE; from the coding sequence ATGAACCCCATCATCACCGGCCTGCTGCTCGCAGGCTTCGTCTCCGTCTTCGTCATCACGATGTCCGGCCGCGTGGGCGTGCTGCTCGCGATGAAGAAGGAGAACCGGCTGGACCACATCCCCTACCGCGTGGCGCAGCTGGTGCGCTTCGGGTTGGGCCAGAAGCGCATGGTGGACCCGGAGGAGTTCACGCCGGGCCTGTTCCACATCTTCATCTACGCGGCGTTCATGGTGCTGGCGGTGCGCACCATCATGATGTTCGTGATGGGCTTCTCGTCCACCGCGCTGGACGTGCTCACCGACCTCTCCCACCCGGCGTGGGACGCAGCCCCGCCGCTGCTCCTGCTCTACAAGGTGTACCTGCTGGCCAAGGACACGGTCGCGGCGCTGGCGCTGGCGGGCGTGGCGTACTTCGTGTGGACGCGCTGGAAGGTGAAGCCGGACCGCATGTCCCAGTCCTGGGAGGCCTACCTCATCCTGGGCTTCATCGCGGGCCTGATGATCACCGAGTTCATGTTCGGTGGCAGCCACATGGTGGCCGCGCACGCCGCCGCGCAGCAGGTGCCCATGGGCGCGACCCAGGTGCCGGCGGCGCCGTCCGCGATGGTGTGGTGGGAGCCGGTCACCAGCCTGATGGGCCTGGCGATGATGCCCCTGGGCGCCACGACGGCGCACGTGCTGGGCGTGGCGGGCTTCTTCATCCACCTGACCCTCATCCTGGCGTTCCTGAACTTCCTGCCGCTGGGCAAGCACTTCCACATCATCACGGGCCTGCCCAACGTCTTCTTCCAGCGCACGCACTCCACCGGCAAGCTGCCCACGCCCAACCTGGAGAAGGAGGAGTTCGGCGCCGCCACGGTGAAGGACCTCACCTGGAAGAACGGCCTGGACCTCTACTCCTGTACGGAGTGCGGCCGGTGCCAGACGCACTGTCCCACGTACATCACGGGCAAGCCGCTCACGCACAAGGGCGTGAACCAGGACCTGAAGCACTGGATCTGGGACAACGAGCGCTGGGTGGAGGAGGGCTACGGCCCCAACCACGTGAAGGAGCCCCTGCCTGAGATTGTCGGCAGCGCGCTGAAGGCGGAGACGGTGTGGGCGTGCACGAGCTGCGGCTGGTGCGAGCAGGCCTGCCCGGTGTTCATCGAGAACGTCCCGCGCCTCATCGACATGCGCCGCTACCAGGTGCAGGTGAAGGCGGAGTTCCCGCCCGAAATCCAGCGCGTGTTCGAGGGCATGGAGCGCCAGGGCAACCCCTGGGGCATCGGCCAGGACCGGCGCGACGAGTGGGCGGAGGACCTGGCGCTGCCCACCTGGGGTGACGGCGGCGAGTACGAGTACCTGTTCTTCGTGGGCTGCGCGGGCAGCTACGACGACAAGCAGAAGAAGGTGAGCCGCGCGCTGGTCAAGATCATGCGCGAGGCGGGCGTGTCCTTCGCGACGCTGTCCAAGCAGGAGATGTGCAACGGCGACTCCGCGCGCCGCATGGGCAACGAGTACCTGTACCAGACGCTGGCCAAGACGAACGTCGAGTCCTGGAACGCGATGGGCGTGAAGGCCGTCATCACGCAGTGCCCGCACTGCTTCAACACCATCAAGAACGAGTACCCGGAGTTCGGCGGCGAGTACCGCGTCATCAACCACACGCAGCTCATCAACGAGCTGCTCAAGGACAAGCGCATCCGGCTGTCCTCGGTGATGAACGCCGGCACGAAGCTCACCTACCACGACCCCTGCTACCTGGGCCGGCACAACGGCGTGTACGACGCGCCCCGTGAAGTGCTCAAGAGCATCCCGGGCCTGGAGGTGGTGGAGATGCAGCGCAGCCAGCGCGAAGGCTTCTGCTGCGGCGCCGGTGGCGGCCGGATGTGGATGGAAGAGCACATCGGCACGCGCATCAACCACAACCGCATGAACGAGGTGGCCCTCACGCTGAAGCACGCGGAGGACCCGACCACGCCGTTCCCCGACGCCGCGGACAAGAAGAAGCCGGGCATGGTGGGCGACTACAAGGAGCAGGGTGGCAAGGGCATCGTCGCGGTGGCCTGCCCGTTCTGCTCCACCATGCTCAACGACGCGAAGAACGACACCGGCCGTGAGCAGATCCAGGTGAAGGACATCACCGAGCTGGTCGCGGACTCGATGGAGACGAGCAACAAGGGCGGCACGGTGAGCCCCAGCCCCGTGGTGAGCGCCAAGCCGGAGTAA